From Oryza sativa Japonica Group chromosome 4, ASM3414082v1, one genomic window encodes:
- the LOC4335903 gene encoding ultraviolet-B receptor UVR8 → MDAVMSAADDAGAASGREDPPPAVVLVSAGASHSVALLAGNVLCSWGRGEDGQLGHGDAEDRLVPTVLSGFDAAAPGITSVICGADHTTAYSEDEQQVYSWGWGDFGRLGHGNSSDVFTPQPVKALQGIKIKQIACGDSHCLAVTMAGEVQSWGRNQNGQLGLGTTEDSLLPQKIQSFEGVCVKMIAAGAEHTAAVTEDGDLYGWGWGRYGNLGLGDRNDRLVPEKVSSVEGEKMVLIACGWRHTITVSSSGSLYTYGWSKYGQLGHGDFEDHLVPHKLEALKDSSISQISGGWRHTMALTSDGKLYGWGWNKFGQVGVGDTDDHCFPVQVKFPEDQKVAQVACGWRHTLAFTEKKNVFSWGRGTSGQLGHGEIVDRNKPVMIDALSPDGPGCKKLEPSTAVPFAAKVWVSPSERYAIVPDEKVPNSGEGTARGNGADANVPENDVKRMRVHS, encoded by the exons ATGGACGCGGTCatgtccgccgccgacgacgcgggCGCGGCGTCCGGCCGGGAGGACCCACCGCCAGCCGTGGTGCTCGTCTCCGccggcgccagccactccgtCGCGCTCCTCG CGGGCAATGTGCTGTGCTcgtgggggagaggggaggacggGCAGCTCGGGCACGGGGACGCGGAGGACCGGCTGGTGCCGACGGTGCTGAGCggcttcgacgccgccgcgccggggaTCACGTCGGTCATCTGCGGCGCCGACCACACCACCGCCTACTCCGAGGACGAGCAGCAGGTGTACAGCTGGGGCTGGGGAGACTTCGGGAGGCTCGGCCATGGCAACTCCAGCGACGTGTTCACTCCTCAGCCAGTCAAGGCCCTGCAGGGGATAAAGATCAAGCAGATAGCTTGCGGCGATAGCCATTGTCTTGCCGTCACTATGGCAGGTGAAGTGCAAAG TTGGGGGCGCAACCAAAACGGACAGCTTGGTCTTGGAACCACTGAAGACTCATTGCTCCCACAAAAGATTCAATCTTTTGAG GGAGTTTGTGTGAAAATGATTGCTGCTGGTGCTGAACATACCGCTGCAGTAACTGAAGATGGTGACCTCTATGGATGGGGCTGGGGTCGATATGGAAACTTGGGGCTTGGTGATCGCAATGATCGGTTGGTACCTGAGAAAGTATCTTCTGTGGAG GGAGAGAAGATGGTGCTTATTGCATGTGGATGGCGCCATACAATTACTGTTTCTTCCTCTGGTAGTTTGTATACTTATGGTTGGAGCAAATATGGTCAACTAGGGCATGGTGATTTTGAAGATCATTTAGTTCCACATAAACTAGAGGCCTTAAAGGATAGCTCTATATCGCAG ATTTCAGGTGGATGGAGGCATACAATGGCGCTTACATCAGATGGAAAGCTTTATGGTTGGGGGTGGAACAAG TTTGGGCAAGTCGGAGTTGGTGATACTGATGATCACTGTTTCCCAGTACAGGTCAAGTTTCCAGAGGATCAG AAAGTTGCCCAAGTTGCTTGCGGGTGGAGGCATACTCTTGCAtttacagaaaagaaaaatgttttCTCATGGGGGAGGGGTACTAGCGGACAACTTGGTCATGGTGAAATAGTTGACAG GAACAAACCTGTGATGATTGATGCCTTAAGCCCGGATGGTCCTGGCTGCAAGAAATTAGAGCCATCAACAGCTGTACCATTTGCAG CCAAAGTCTGGGTCTCGCCATCAGAAAGATATGCCATTGTTCCTGATGAAAAA GTTCCAAATTCAGGTGAAGGCACGGCACGAGGCAACGGGGCGGACGCAAATGTACCAGAGAACGATGTAAAGAGGATGCGTGTGCATTCGTAG
- the LOC4335904 gene encoding uncharacterized protein — protein sequence MMDDFTFPITAAAAAAAADTAAAAAAAAEPLRLHHHHHHHRRRGRLHFAASPLWFPSSCPVAAAPPDVPVADDADTADAAVASAVKDVDVVVFVRDAMEGKEQEQEDEEGGGGGQEEATSDAGRREEEEGKKEEEATAAAAATGELSRGDGDEDGGDHGGGGAARDKEEKMDQLWENFNEELRQALHQRVGSCPRADARAAAAAGMELSPETSDAESEPAAAAALRGHIGCAPMLRPSSRAGAGGYRRTATSWVLLMKIFRRLFVIEKTISSSSSAAASASGRHGSARR from the coding sequence ATGATGGACGACTTCACCTTCCCTAtaaccgcagcagcagcagcagcggcggcagataccgccgccgccgccgccgcagcagcagagcccctccgcctccaccaccaccaccaccaccatcgccgccgcggccgcctccacttcgccgcctcgccgctctGGTTCCCTTCCTCctgccccgtcgccgccgcgccacctgACGTGCCGGTGGCCGACGACGCCgacaccgccgacgccgccgtggcgAGCGCCGTCAAagacgtcgacgtcgtcgtcttcgtccgaGACGCCATGGAAGGcaaagaacaagaacaagaagatgaagaaggaggaggaggcggtcaAGAAGAAGCGACGTCGGACGccgggcggcgggaggaggaggaggggaagaaagaggaggaggcgacagcagcagcagcagcaacaggagAGCTctcgcgcggcgacggcgacgaggacggcggcgaccatggcggcggtggcgcggcgcgcgACAAGGAGGAGAAGATGGACCAGCTGTGGGAGAACTTCAACGAGGAGCTCCGCCAGGCGCTGCACCAGCGGGTGGGCTCGTGCCCCCGCGCggacgcgcgggcggcggcggcggccgggatggAGCTGTCGCCGGAGACGTCGGACGCAGAgtcggagccggcggcggcggcggcgctgcgcggGCACATCGGGTGCGCGCCGATGCTGCGGCCCTCGTCgagggccggcgccggcggctaccGCCGGACGGCCACCAGCTGGGTGCTGCTCATGAAGATCTTCAGGAGGCTCTTCGTCATCGAGAAGAccatctcgtcgtcgtcgtcggcggcggcgtcggcgtccggcCGCCATGGGAGTGCGCGCCGGTGA